The Pan paniscus chromosome 1, NHGRI_mPanPan1-v2.0_pri, whole genome shotgun sequence genome has a segment encoding these proteins:
- the LOC100974011 gene encoding olfactory receptor 10J1-like — MKKENHSLVNVFIFQGFSSFREHKLTLFVVFLTLYIFILAGNVIIVSIISIDRHLHTPMYFFISMLSGSETVYTLVIIPRMLFNLIGLSQPISLAGCATQMFFFITLAINNCFLLTAMGYDRYVAICNPLRYSVVMSKRVCMQLVWGACSIGLIVAMTQVSAVFRLPFCIPKVPHFFCDIRPVMKLSCIDTTVIEILTMIISVLVILIPMGLVFISYILIISTILKIASAEGRKKAFATCASHITVVIVHYGCASVAYFKPKSENTRDQDQLISVTYTVITPLLNPVVYTLRNKEVKDALCRVMGQKFS; from the coding sequence ATGAAGAAAGAGAATCACTCTTTGgtgaatgtgtttatttttcaagGTTTCTCCAGCTTCCGTGAGCACAAGCTCACCCTCTTTGTTGTGTTTCTTACATTGTACATATTCATCCTGGCAGGCAATGTTATCATTGTGAGTATCATTAGTATTGATCGTcacctccacacccccatgtacttcttcaTCAGCATGCTGTCAGGTTCAGAGACTGTCTACACCCTTGTCATTATACCAAGGATGCTGTTTAACCTCATAGGCCTGAGTCAGCCCATTTCCTTGGCAGGTTGTGCCACTCAGATGTTTTTCTTCATTACTTTGGCTATCAACAACTGCTTCCTGCTCACAGCAATGGGGTATGACCGCTACGTGGCCATCTGCAACCCCTTGAGGTACTCAGTCGTCATGAGCAAGAGAGTGTGTATGCAGCTGGTGTGGGGGGCCTGCAGCATTGGCCTAATTGTAGCAATGACACAGGTGTCAGCTGTATTCAGGCTGCCTTTCTGTATTCCAAAGGTGCCCCACTTCTTCTGTGACATCCGACCTGTAATGAAGCTCTCCTGCATTGACACCACAGTCATTGAAATCCTGACTATGATCATCAGTGTGCTGGTGATCCTCATTCCCATGGGTTTGGTTTTCATCTCCTACATCCTCATCATTTCTACCATCCTCAAGATTGCCTCTGCCGAGGGCAGGAAAAAGGCCTTTGCCACCTGTGCTTCTCATATTACTGTGGTTATTGTCCACTATGGCTGTGCCTCCGTTGCTTACTTCAAGCCCAAGTCAGAGAACACCAGAGATCAGGATCAGCTGATCTCAGTGACCTACACTGTCATTACCCCGCTACTGAACCCTGTGGTGTACACTCTGAGGAACAAAGAGGTCAAAGACGCTCTGTGCAGAGTGATGGGTCAAAAATTCTCCTAA